The following are encoded together in the Gemmatimonadaceae bacterium genome:
- a CDS encoding single-stranded DNA-binding protein gives MSRSLNKVTLIGNLGADPEVRSTSNGSRVATFSLATSRSWNGPSGDRQEKTEWHRCVVWNSKVSQLADIVERYLKKGDKVYVEGRIEYRQWQDKENQTRYMTEINVREMIMLSGRGGANADGMEGEAPARSRASADRSRGAVAGSSAASGSGTGEFEDFKGSLEEEDDDLPF, from the coding sequence GTGAGTCGAAGCTTGAATAAAGTCACGTTGATCGGAAACCTCGGCGCCGATCCTGAGGTGCGGTCCACGTCCAACGGAAGTCGCGTGGCAACGTTTTCACTCGCCACCAGCCGGAGCTGGAACGGTCCGTCGGGTGATCGGCAAGAGAAAACGGAATGGCACCGTTGCGTCGTTTGGAATTCAAAGGTGAGCCAACTGGCGGATATCGTCGAGCGCTACCTCAAGAAAGGGGACAAGGTCTACGTCGAAGGGCGCATCGAGTATCGCCAATGGCAGGACAAAGAAAATCAGACGCGCTACATGACCGAGATCAACGTTCGAGAGATGATCATGCTCTCGGGTCGCGGCGGCGCGAACGCCGACGGCATGGAGGGCGAGGCGCCGGCGCGCAGTCGAGCGTCCGCGGATCGGTCGCGCGGCGCGGTGGCCGGATCATCGGCGGCCTCAGGCAGTGGCACTGGAGAATTCGAGGATTTCAAGGGCTCGCTCGAAGAGGAAGACGACGATCTTCCGTTCTGA
- the rimI gene encoding ribosomal protein S18-alanine N-acetyltransferase — protein MWPLPESRDAVRIRPARAKDIARVVALETEAFSDAWTWASFENLLGDPRALFAVAYDDDGLVHGYVVAWYIVDEGEIANLAVASTSRRRGIGGSLLDAALDEARTRDVTSVYLEVRDSNEVARALYASRGFVQVMRRRRYYRTPTEDALVLKLDLHQPRTHAPR, from the coding sequence ATGTGGCCGCTCCCCGAATCCCGCGATGCCGTGCGCATTCGTCCCGCGAGGGCGAAGGACATCGCTCGGGTCGTCGCGCTCGAGACGGAAGCGTTCTCCGACGCGTGGACGTGGGCATCGTTCGAAAATTTGTTGGGCGATCCGCGGGCGCTGTTTGCCGTCGCGTACGATGATGATGGGCTCGTACACGGCTATGTCGTCGCCTGGTACATAGTGGACGAAGGCGAGATTGCGAACCTCGCGGTCGCATCGACGTCGCGCAGGCGGGGCATTGGCGGCTCGCTGCTCGATGCCGCGCTCGATGAGGCGCGCACCCGCGACGTGACGTCGGTGTATCTCGAGGTGCGGGACTCGAACGAGGTGGCGCGCGCACTGTACGCGTCGCGTGGGTTCGTGCAGGTGATGCGCCGCCGACGCTACTATCGCACGCCGACCGAAGATGCGCTCGTCCTCAAACTCGACTTGCACCAACCGCGGACGCATGCTCCGCGATGA
- the tsaE gene encoding tRNA (adenosine(37)-N6)-threonylcarbamoyltransferase complex ATPase subunit type 1 TsaE, with amino-acid sequence MTTPPHHHVVPEGAARGRIALTRDELIAWGKDFGASARPPLVVAISGDLGAGKTTLVQAICAGAGVREPVTSPTFALVHRYAGATATIYHLDLYRLGTPAELTNIGWDELVSAHAIVLVEWPERAGSRLPADVVPIDLEYDARDSERRLLLAG; translated from the coding sequence GTGACCACGCCGCCACATCACCACGTCGTGCCTGAGGGGGCGGCGCGCGGGCGTATCGCGCTGACGCGCGATGAGCTCATCGCATGGGGCAAGGATTTCGGCGCATCGGCGCGACCGCCGCTCGTCGTCGCCATCTCGGGCGACCTCGGCGCCGGCAAGACGACGCTCGTGCAAGCCATCTGCGCCGGCGCCGGAGTTCGCGAGCCGGTCACGAGCCCGACGTTCGCGCTCGTGCACCGCTACGCGGGCGCCACCGCTACGATCTACCACCTCGATCTCTACCGGTTAGGCACGCCGGCCGAGCTCACCAACATCGGATGGGATGAGCTCGTGAGCGCACATGCCATCGTGCTCGTCGAGTGGCCGGAGCGGGCGGGCAGCCGCCTTCCGGCCGACGTCGTGCCGATCGATCTCGAATACGACGCCCGCGACTCCGAGCGCCGGCTGCTGCTCGCCGGGTGA
- the uvrB gene encoding excinuclease ABC subunit UvrB has translation MADFALTAPFEPAGDQPRAITELSAGLQRGDRFQTLLGVTGSGKTMTVANVIQAHGKPTLVLSHNKTLAAQLYGELKSFFPNNAVEYFISYYDYYQPEAYVPSTDTYIEKDASINEDIDRLRLRATSSLMERDDVIIVATVSAIYGLGDPVEYRERMVLVKRGEMRGRDDILRALVGIQYSRNDVAFDRGTFRVRGDTVEIFPAYEEQGVRIEMWGDQVERISKIDIVTGRTIAELERAAIYPAKHFVTSRATLERALGLIRAELDERLTLLRDAGKLLEAQRLESRTNFDIEMLMEIGTCAGIENYSRHISGRAEGERPACLFDYFPEDFLVVVDESHVTLPQIGGMFNGDRARKLTLVDYGFRLPSALDNRPLMFDEFLSLTPRAIFVSATPGELELQLSEGVVVEQIIRPTGLIDPEIQVRPVRGQVDDLLHEIRLREQRGERVLVTTLTKRMAEDLTDYLQQMGVRVRYMHSDIDAIERMEIVRGLRLGDFDVLVGINLLREGLDLPEVSLVAILDADQEGFLRSDRSLIQTVGRAARNVAGTAIFYADRMTGSMQRCIDETRRRRELQMAHNVEHQITPRSVVKSTEQVRFITRVADARGERETQRRVAERVSTYEKEMDVAALVAMLEQQMKEAAGQLDFEAAAALRDQIFELRAKMDGNVARRAGGLDRLRAAR, from the coding sequence ATGGCCGACTTCGCCCTCACCGCGCCCTTCGAACCCGCCGGCGATCAGCCGCGCGCCATCACCGAGCTCTCGGCGGGACTTCAACGCGGCGACCGGTTCCAGACGCTCCTCGGTGTCACGGGATCCGGAAAGACGATGACCGTTGCCAACGTCATCCAGGCGCACGGGAAGCCGACGCTCGTGCTGTCGCACAACAAGACGCTCGCCGCCCAACTGTACGGTGAGCTCAAGAGCTTTTTCCCGAACAACGCAGTCGAATACTTCATCTCGTACTACGACTACTACCAGCCGGAAGCGTACGTGCCGTCCACCGACACGTACATCGAAAAGGACGCGTCGATCAACGAAGACATCGACCGGCTCCGGCTGCGCGCGACGTCGAGCCTCATGGAGCGCGACGACGTCATCATCGTCGCTACCGTCTCGGCGATCTACGGGTTAGGCGACCCGGTCGAGTATCGCGAGCGGATGGTGCTGGTCAAGCGCGGCGAAATGCGCGGACGCGACGACATCCTGCGCGCGCTCGTCGGCATCCAGTATTCGCGCAACGACGTCGCCTTCGATCGGGGCACGTTCCGCGTGCGTGGCGATACTGTCGAGATCTTCCCGGCGTACGAGGAGCAGGGTGTGCGCATCGAGATGTGGGGCGACCAGGTCGAACGCATCTCCAAGATCGACATCGTCACCGGCCGCACGATCGCGGAGCTCGAGCGTGCTGCGATCTATCCGGCCAAACACTTCGTCACCTCGCGCGCCACCCTCGAGCGCGCGCTCGGTCTCATCCGAGCCGAGCTCGACGAGCGCCTCACGCTGCTCCGCGACGCAGGCAAACTGCTCGAGGCCCAGCGTCTCGAGTCCCGGACCAATTTCGACATCGAGATGTTGATGGAGATCGGGACCTGCGCGGGTATCGAGAACTATTCGCGGCACATTTCGGGGCGCGCCGAAGGCGAGCGGCCGGCGTGCTTGTTCGACTACTTTCCCGAGGACTTCCTGGTCGTCGTCGACGAGTCGCACGTCACGCTGCCGCAGATCGGCGGCATGTTCAACGGCGACCGCGCGCGGAAACTCACGCTCGTCGACTACGGATTCCGTCTGCCGAGTGCGCTCGACAACCGGCCGCTCATGTTCGATGAGTTCTTGTCGCTCACGCCGCGCGCGATCTTCGTGTCGGCCACGCCCGGCGAGCTCGAGCTGCAGCTCTCGGAAGGCGTCGTCGTCGAGCAGATCATCCGCCCAACTGGACTCATCGATCCCGAAATCCAGGTGCGCCCGGTGCGCGGACAGGTGGATGACCTGCTGCACGAGATCCGGCTGCGCGAGCAGCGCGGCGAACGCGTGCTCGTCACCACGCTCACCAAGCGGATGGCGGAAGATCTCACCGACTATCTGCAGCAGATGGGCGTCCGCGTGCGATACATGCACTCGGACATCGATGCCATCGAACGCATGGAAATCGTGCGCGGTCTCCGGTTAGGCGACTTCGACGTCCTCGTCGGCATCAACCTGTTGCGCGAAGGCCTGGATCTGCCGGAGGTGTCGCTCGTGGCGATTCTCGACGCCGACCAGGAAGGCTTCCTCCGCAGCGATCGCTCCCTCATCCAGACCGTGGGCCGCGCGGCGCGCAACGTGGCGGGCACCGCCATTTTCTACGCCGACCGGATGACCGGTTCGATGCAACGGTGCATCGACGAGACGCGCCGCCGCCGCGAATTGCAGATGGCGCACAACGTCGAGCACCAGATCACCCCGCGCAGCGTGGTCAAGAGCACGGAGCAGGTTCGCTTCATCACCCGCGTGGCCGATGCGCGCGGCGAACGTGAGACCCAGCGCCGCGTCGCCGAGCGCGTGTCGACTTACGAGAAGGAAATGGATGTGGCGGCGCTCGTGGCGATGCTCGAGCAGCAGATGAAAGAAGCGGCAGGCCAACTGGACTTCGAAGCCGCCGCGGCGCTGCGCGACCAGATCTTCGAGCTCCGGGCGAAGATGGACGGCAACGTGGCGCGCCGCGCTGGGGGACTCGACCGTCTGCGGGCGGCGCGGTGA
- the ccsA gene encoding cytochrome c biogenesis protein CcsA, producing the protein MIALAHAVAIVLYLAAAGLAAIPFARPIRAPVRSVVWVLAAGIAIHAAALVQFVRIHDEPPLTGLGPALSFAALLVAVTLLVVEVLAREVSLTLFAAPLAALLTGFASLAGMVPGPEANGMRGVWLTSHIALSFLGIAAFATAAAAGVMYLVERRELKSRRFGAIFRFFPPLETLDRVNHVAVVAGWLALTVGIGLASSYALEYRTGHAIKMVWAYSAWLAVTALTIGRVVRGWSAHRAAMLTNLLFAGVVVLYIAFRMIDPLKGRFL; encoded by the coding sequence ATGATCGCCCTCGCGCACGCCGTCGCCATCGTGCTGTATCTCGCTGCTGCGGGATTGGCGGCCATTCCGTTTGCTCGCCCAATTCGCGCTCCAGTGCGCAGCGTCGTCTGGGTTCTGGCGGCCGGCATCGCCATTCACGCGGCGGCGCTGGTCCAGTTCGTCCGCATTCACGACGAACCGCCGCTCACCGGCCTCGGTCCCGCGCTGTCGTTCGCGGCGTTGCTCGTTGCCGTCACGCTGCTCGTGGTCGAAGTACTCGCGCGCGAAGTCAGCCTCACACTGTTTGCGGCGCCACTCGCCGCGCTGCTCACGGGGTTTGCATCGCTCGCCGGCATGGTTCCCGGACCGGAGGCCAACGGCATGCGCGGCGTGTGGCTCACGTCGCACATCGCGCTGAGCTTCCTCGGCATCGCAGCGTTCGCGACCGCGGCGGCGGCAGGCGTCATGTACCTGGTCGAGCGGCGCGAGCTCAAGTCGCGGCGATTCGGCGCGATCTTCCGGTTCTTCCCGCCGCTCGAGACGCTGGATCGCGTGAATCACGTAGCGGTGGTCGCCGGCTGGCTCGCGCTCACGGTGGGCATCGGGCTCGCGTCGAGCTACGCGCTCGAGTACCGCACGGGACACGCGATCAAAATGGTGTGGGCGTACAGCGCCTGGCTCGCGGTCACCGCGCTGACCATCGGCCGTGTGGTTCGCGGATGGTCTGCGCACCGCGCGGCGATGCTCACCAACCTCTTGTTCGCCGGCGTGGTGGTGCTCTACATCGCGTTCCGCATGATCGACCCGCTCAAGGGACGCTTCCTGTGA
- a CDS encoding LysM peptidoglycan-binding domain-containing protein, whose product MRPNSRAGWLVALLAVAAVSTALSAQQDSTSQPAPAPQTPPAQSPPVDTQAASPADTMTKPAAVVAPAASDTTQASNPSDSTQGAQTHTVKKGDTLWDLSQTYLNDPFLWPEIYRINTTIVRDPHWIYPGQVLHIPGGVQNVAADPVDQMEPRFQPEPVPMRSGGPTVFREDFRKRLTGGNHLEPTSIEYAHTPVRVGEFYAAPWLDAVGGPKAQGKLVATADIPGIAKTLAVAERLGPESRAYITLPAGVVAAKGDRLVVFNRGPTLIDGGQVMQPTAIVQVEATDNGGEATTVRIIQQYDEVLIGQGVMPLDRFNMSTDAHAAPLQLGPQARVIFIPSRAVLPTVGFYIILDATTKDGVKLGDEFTLYRPREKATVPGTTDQVTLPEEPIALAQVVRVTDHGTTAIILDQRQPSIKIGTPARLTARMP is encoded by the coding sequence ATGCGCCCGAACAGTCGTGCTGGCTGGTTAGTCGCGCTGCTCGCCGTCGCGGCCGTATCAACGGCGCTGTCCGCCCAGCAAGATTCCACCTCGCAACCAGCTCCGGCGCCGCAAACGCCGCCCGCGCAGTCGCCGCCGGTGGATACGCAGGCTGCCTCGCCCGCAGACACGATGACCAAGCCGGCAGCTGTCGTGGCGCCCGCGGCATCCGACACCACGCAAGCGTCGAATCCCTCGGACTCTACTCAGGGCGCACAGACGCACACGGTCAAGAAAGGCGACACGCTGTGGGATCTTTCCCAGACGTACCTGAACGATCCCTTCTTGTGGCCGGAGATTTATCGCATCAACACGACCATCGTCCGTGATCCGCACTGGATCTATCCCGGCCAGGTGCTTCACATCCCCGGCGGTGTTCAGAACGTCGCCGCCGATCCGGTCGATCAAATGGAGCCGCGCTTCCAGCCAGAGCCGGTGCCGATGCGCTCGGGCGGCCCAACCGTGTTCCGCGAGGATTTCAGGAAGCGGTTGACCGGCGGCAACCATCTCGAGCCGACATCGATCGAGTATGCGCACACGCCCGTACGTGTCGGGGAGTTTTACGCCGCGCCGTGGTTGGACGCAGTGGGTGGGCCGAAGGCGCAAGGCAAGCTCGTCGCCACTGCTGATATTCCGGGCATCGCCAAAACACTCGCGGTCGCTGAGCGCCTCGGTCCCGAATCGCGCGCCTATATCACGCTGCCTGCCGGCGTCGTCGCCGCGAAGGGAGATCGCCTGGTGGTGTTCAACCGCGGCCCGACACTCATCGATGGCGGACAAGTCATGCAGCCCACAGCCATCGTTCAGGTCGAAGCGACGGACAACGGCGGCGAAGCCACCACGGTGCGCATCATTCAGCAGTACGACGAAGTGCTCATCGGACAGGGCGTCATGCCGCTCGATCGATTCAACATGTCGACTGACGCGCACGCTGCACCGCTGCAGCTGGGCCCACAGGCCCGTGTGATTTTCATCCCGTCGCGCGCCGTGCTTCCGACGGTCGGCTTTTACATAATCCTGGATGCGACCACCAAAGACGGCGTCAAGCTCGGCGATGAATTCACGCTGTATCGTCCGCGCGAGAAAGCGACGGTTCCCGGCACGACAGACCAGGTGACGCTGCCGGAGGAACCGATTGCGCTGGCGCAGGTGGTCAGGGTGACGGACCACGGCACCACCGCAATTATTCTCGACCAGCGTCAGCCGTCGATCAAAATCGGAACGCCTGCACGCCTCACCGCGCGCATGCCGTGA
- the tsaB gene encoding tRNA (adenosine(37)-N6)-threonylcarbamoyltransferase complex dimerization subunit type 1 TsaB codes for MTRALTLALDASTHAGTVALLSGAEELAASEVAMRNVGRETLLPAIVELLRTSGATLDNVARIVCGSGPGSFTGLRIAASIAKALAFGDGAARIPFYGVSSLLLIVAGNDVARRPGRYVAVLDALRGDMYTEAFEVDDQCAIGEIDGMSVQPRAHIEAYASRFGARLVGPDQAGHLTPHARGVARVQPLIDAGGPADLATWEPNYGRAAEAQVRWEQAHGRPLYAR; via the coding sequence GTGACACGCGCGCTGACGCTGGCGCTGGACGCCTCGACTCACGCTGGAACGGTGGCGCTCCTCTCTGGCGCCGAGGAGCTTGCCGCCTCCGAGGTGGCGATGCGCAACGTCGGACGCGAAACGCTCCTTCCAGCCATCGTCGAGTTGCTGCGCACGTCGGGAGCTACGCTCGACAACGTTGCGCGCATCGTGTGCGGCAGCGGCCCCGGAAGCTTCACCGGTCTGCGTATTGCGGCGTCGATAGCAAAAGCGCTCGCGTTCGGTGACGGTGCAGCGAGGATTCCGTTTTATGGCGTGTCGTCGCTGTTGTTGATCGTCGCGGGCAATGATGTCGCGCGGCGGCCAGGACGCTATGTCGCCGTGCTCGACGCGCTCCGCGGCGACATGTACACCGAAGCGTTCGAGGTGGATGACCAATGCGCCATCGGTGAGATCGATGGGATGTCCGTCCAACCGCGCGCACACATTGAAGCGTACGCCTCGCGATTCGGCGCGCGCCTGGTCGGACCGGATCAGGCAGGCCACCTCACGCCGCACGCCCGGGGAGTCGCCCGCGTGCAACCGCTGATCGATGCCGGTGGACCCGCCGATCTCGCGACGTGGGAGCCGAACTACGGTCGGGCCGCGGAGGCGCAGGTGAGGTGGGAGCAGGCACATGGACGACCGCTGTACGCTCGGTGA